The stretch of DNA TGATGTGGAGGCTTGAGTGAGCATGGAACAGGAAATGCGTCCCTTGACCGACGACGAACTGATCGCAGAACAGGCAACGGCTTTGCCGGACAAGGAAGTTGCCTCTGTCCTTGACCTGAACGCTGACCTTGATCTGGGAATTGACGCGGCAGCGCCCATCGACCTCGCCGTTGCGGCCAACGCCAACGTGGCAGCCCCGATCGACGCGGCGGCCTCGGCCAACATTCTCTCCTTCGGCTCGGATGCGCAGGCACTGGCGGACCAGGGCGTCATGATCGATCAGGGCATCGTGGCGGACGCAAACGCCGAGTCCACGCAGGACAGCATCATCGACCAGGGCAACGACACCATCGACGGCGGCACCCCCGACAGCACCGGCGGGGACACCATCGACGGCGGAACCGCGGCCGACGGCGGCACCGTCCTCCCCGACGGAACGGGCACCGACGGGCTCGTCCCCGACGGCGGACTGGGCGACGCCCTGCCCGACGTCGGCGCACTGCCCGTGGATCCCGCTGCTGCCCTGGACGGCGACCTGCTCAACGTCAACGTGGACCTGGCGGCCGATGCGGATATCGCTGCTCCCATCAACGGTGCCGTGGCAGCCAACGCCAACGTGGCCGCCCCCATCGACGCCGCCGTGGCCGCGAACATCGGCTCCATCGACAGCCAGGCCTACGCCGTGGCGGACCAGGACGCACTGATCACCCAGCACATCGAGGGCGAAGCCAACGCCTCCGCTGACCAGCAGTCCAACCTCGAACAGTAAGCCCAGATGACCCACACCACCGGTGGACCGCGCTCCCAGGCCGGCCCGCCGTCGTCCGCTGCGCCCCTGGCCGAGCACCCGCTGCACGTCCCTGCCCTGGCTGACGGCGTCCAGCTGATCGGACGGTCGCGGGGATCCGGCTACCGGGAGCCGCCTTCGCTGGTCCGCCGCGCGGACGGGCAAACCCTCCAACTGACGCCGTTGCTGTTCGCGGTGCTCGAGGCAATGGACGGCAGGCGCACGGTGGAGGACATCGCCGCGCATGCCAGCGAAGCGTCGGGAAGGCTCGTCAGCGCCGGGAACGTGCGCACGCTGATGGACTCGCAGCTGCTGCCGCTGGGCCTGCTCCGGCTGGCGGACGGGTCCCAGCCCGAAGTGCGCAAGGCGGACCCGCTGCTCGGCATGCGTTTCCGGTACACCGTGACGGACCCGGACCGCACCCGCAGGATCACGGCACCCTTCACCGTCCTGTTCAACCCGCTGATCGTCGTGGCGGTGACGGCGGCCTTCCTGGCTTCGTGCTGGTGGGTGCTGATGGTGAAGGGGCTGGGATCGGCCACCCATGAAGCGTTCGAGAACCCTGTCCTGCTCCTGCTGATTTTCGCCGTGACCATCCTGTCCGCCGGCTTCCATGAGTTCGGGCATGCCGCCGCTGCACGCAAAGGCGGCGCCACCCCGGGAGCCATGGGCGCAGGCCTGTACCTGATCTGGCCGGCGTTCTTCACGGATGTCAC from Pseudarthrobacter siccitolerans encodes:
- a CDS encoding peptidoglycan-binding protein — translated: MEQEMRPLTDDELIAEQATALPDKEVASVLDLNADLDLGIDAAAPIDLAVAANANVAAPIDAAASANILSFGSDAQALADQGVMIDQGIVADANAESTQDSIIDQGNDTIDGGTPDSTGGDTIDGGTAADGGTVLPDGTGTDGLVPDGGLGDALPDVGALPVDPAAALDGDLLNVNVDLAADADIAAPINGAVAANANVAAPIDAAVAANIGSIDSQAYAVADQDALITQHIEGEANASADQQSNLEQ